DNA from Bacteroidota bacterium:
AAGTTTTAAATGATGCCGCAGGAAATGTGATTGTTACGGGAGGAACTCAATCAACCGATTTTCCACTACAGAATTCCGGGGGCTATTTCGATAATACCATTAGCGGTTCAGATGGGATATTACTTAAATTTGATAATAACGGTAACAGGCTATGGGCCACCTTGATCGGGGGAAACAATTCAGATTTCACAGTATCAATTGCAATTGACTCGTGTGTTGCCCAAGGCTTTTATGTTGAAGGGCAGACTTATTCAACCGATTTCCAAACATTGGATCCGGGCAATGGCGCTTATTTTGATAATACACTAGCCGGAACCTATGACATGTTTATCGCTCATTTTAATAATACAGATAATATGACCTGGAGTACTTATTTTGGCGGGGCCGGACCAGGTGATAGTCAACATGGAAACAGCCTTTTATCCACATGTAACGGATCTTTATATTATACATATAGCGCCTTTACCGGTGACTTGCCGATTACAGGTGCTATATGCGGAAATTATGTTAATAGCACGTGGAATAATAGCTTCGACCTGTATATTGCAGAATTTAATGGAGCTCATATTTTAAAATGGTCTACCTATTTTGGTGCTACGCCGGTAGATTTTCCCAGGGCAATTACAACCGATCAAAACTGTAATGTCTTTATAACGGGAGAATTTTTTTCGGGTGGTGGAGAGCCAACGTTAAACCCCGGAGGCGGCGCGTACTATGATAATTCTCAAAACGGGGGCCATGATGGCTTTATAATTAAACTTGAATCTCCTGTTACATTTATACCATCACAGGTTAATGCCGCTTGTTCATGTAACGGGGAGGTCTCCATTAACATTGATTGCGATCAGGGTAAACCATATTCCTATCTTTGGAATACAGGTAATACTACCAATCATATATCTGATCTTTGCCCGGGAAATTATTCGGTTACTATTTCGGAAATATGCAGAAAAATAGACTCATTATATTTTACAATTCTGAATGACCCCTGTACAAATATTACCGCCAGCGTAAATTCAGCGACAATGTGTAATGGTACAACTCCTTGTCCTACCATAACAGCGACTGGAAGTAACGGAACATTACCCTATACTTACCTTTGGAACACAAGCGCTACAACTGCAAACATTAGCCCCTGCCCTCCAAACACAACCACCTACACAGTAACAATTACTGACGCCGGAGGATTAACCGCTACCTCAACATCTGTTGTAAGCGTTAACCCTGCAGTTACAGCAAATGCTACATCAACCAACATAAGTTGCAATGGTGGAACGGGATCAGCCACAGCGACAGGTGATGGTGGCACTTCACCTTATACATACAGTTGGAACAATGGACAGACGACACAAACCTCAACAGGTTTAGCACAAGGCACCTACACAGTAAAAGTTACAGACAGCAAAGGCTGTACATCAACCTCAACAACTACACTCATTTCTCCTCCTTCTTTGGCAGGACAATTCAGAAAAGGTTCTTCCAACTGCATTGGCTGTGATTGCAAAGAATGGATAATGGTTACTGCCGCAGGAGGCACAAGCCCTTACTCCTACTCCTGGCCCGATGGTTATAATAAAAGATACAAAAATCATTTATGTACCGGAGCTTACACTATAAATATTAAAGATAAGAACGGCTGCAGTGTAAATGTAAATTTAACAGCGCCATGATCAGCTAATATTAAGTTAAGTGTAATTTAAAGGGATGACATCAGGAAAGTTTAATCATCTTTTTTCTCAGATCTCTTATCGCGTTTGAACATTGAATGGAAAGCGCCATTATCGTAGGAGCCATCATTACTTTATTCCCTTCGCGGCCGGCATCCGTTTCAATCGCTTCCGCAAGAGCAGCTGTTTTTTCCATTCCCATCGTGGTAAGGCTGGATCTTATTTTATGCGCGGCTCTTCGCAATTCCTCCCAATTTTTGCTTTTATATGAAGTTTCAA
Protein-coding regions in this window:
- a CDS encoding SBBP repeat-containing protein, which translates into the protein MFYKHYSNKPQIIFVIILVGLLTGIISAQHTNAKGVLQNIRNSAVQKPIASGSKSSLSEHGLQRRGMAFVENRGQFRDENSDNAPYLLYKSSQSGIDVYITEWGLSYLLIKQPEKKDEEVERDSPEKFREDEDALAKYSRVDMLLEGATIDNENIIKSDKLEGHYNFFYNYCPEGIYYVRAYRKITVKNVYPHIDWVIYSYDDKLKYDFIVNPGGDPSGIKLKYKYCDVAVDRNGSLVLSTPLGHIREEAPQCYQKDGSEIPSSFLKVDDHGIAFRCGSYDHTIPLVIDPKLKWSTFFGGTGLDGPCDAATDQSGNLFISGYVTSSGASFPVKNAGTYFDGTMGGQTDYFISKFSNSGVMLWSTFYGGNGEEKDAAVYLTVDVFGNVFVVGNTLAADFPVQNAGTYFDNTLGGTEDLGIIKFNNNGVRLWATYYGGDMIRSNFDFVPTEIATSICSDNSGNVFIVGSTKSPTFPLQDAGTFFDNSVSSTDIFLLKFDNSGNRLWATLYGGSGSDNPQKVLNDAAGNVIVTGGTQSTDFPLQNSGGYFDNTISGSDGILLKFDNNGNRLWATLIGGNNSDFTVSIAIDSCVAQGFYVEGQTYSTDFQTLDPGNGAYFDNTLAGTYDMFIAHFNNTDNMTWSTYFGGAGPGDSQHGNSLLSTCNGSLYYTYSAFTGDLPITGAICGNYVNSTWNNSFDLYIAEFNGAHILKWSTYFGATPVDFPRAITTDQNCNVFITGEFFSGGGEPTLNPGGGAYYDNSQNGGHDGFIIKLESPVTFIPSQVNAACSCNGEVSINIDCDQGKPYSYLWNTGNTTNHISDLCPGNYSVTISEICRKIDSLYFTILNDPCTNITASVNSATMCNGTTPCPTITATGSNGTLPYTYLWNTSATTANISPCPPNTTTYTVTITDAGGLTATSTSVVSVNPAVTANATSTNISCNGGTGSATATGDGGTSPYTYSWNNGQTTQTSTGLAQGTYTVKVTDSKGCTSTSTTTLISPPSLAGQFRKGSSNCIGCDCKEWIMVTAAGGTSPYSYSWPDGYNKRYKNHLCTGAYTINIKDKNGCSVNVNLTAP